In the genome of Variibacter gotjawalensis, one region contains:
- a CDS encoding TRAP transporter small permease, with amino-acid sequence MTQTTDPESHHRAPVDPDAPGETHLIVAKDEEVVIEHHIEDWLVFVIFWGLAGIVFLQFFTRYVLNDSLAWTEEIARYGLMWVVFIGAAMVTRRNAHIGVELVSNLLGPGPLQKALFILIDIVRVIFIALLAYFSITIVERMDIQRMTVIDLPMSYVYGGIAVGCFLMLYRQLETTWRNYKRGWTPVQHVTPAAD; translated from the coding sequence ATGACCCAGACGACCGATCCAGAATCCCATCACCGCGCGCCGGTTGATCCGGACGCGCCGGGAGAAACGCACCTTATCGTCGCGAAAGACGAAGAGGTCGTGATCGAGCATCACATCGAAGACTGGCTCGTCTTCGTGATTTTCTGGGGCCTCGCCGGCATCGTCTTTCTGCAGTTCTTCACGCGCTATGTTCTCAACGACAGCCTCGCCTGGACCGAAGAGATCGCGCGCTACGGCCTCATGTGGGTCGTCTTCATCGGCGCCGCGATGGTGACGCGGCGCAACGCGCATATCGGCGTCGAGCTGGTCTCGAACCTGCTCGGCCCCGGGCCGCTACAGAAGGCGCTGTTCATTCTCATCGATATCGTGCGCGTCATCTTCATCGCGCTGCTCGCCTACTTCTCGATCACCATCGTCGAACGCATGGACATTCAGCGTATGACCGTCATCGATCTGCCGATGAGCTACGTGTACGGCGGCATAGCGGTCGGCTGCTTCCTCATGCTGTATCGCCAGCTGGAAACCACGTGGCGCAACTACAAGCGCGGCTGGACGCCGGTCCAGCACGTAACACCGGCGGCGGATTGA
- a CDS encoding UxaA family hydrolase, translated as MSQPRTIRLSPDDNVVVAVDIVQPGASAVGVTARERVVRGHKMAIAPIAEGEPVRKYGQIIGFATKAIEPGAWVHEHNTAMGDFSRDYRHAEDAKNDEILPPEMRATFEGYVRPNGKTGTRNYIGILTSVNCSASVAKFIAEGVNRSGILDDYPEIDGAVPFVHGTGCGLAAYGEGFEVLRRTQWGYATHPNLGGALMVGLGCEVFQIDRMKDEYNMVEGDHFQTMTIQATGGTKKTIQEGIERIRAMLPIAAKAKRETRPASEVTLALQCGGSDGYSGITANPALGAAVDLLVKHGGTGVLSETPEIYGAEHLLTRRAVNRSVGEKLVGRIKWWEDYTARNAGEMNNNPSPGNKAGGLTTILEKSLGAAAKGGSTTLRAVYEYAQPIKEKGFVFMDTPGYDPVGATGQVAGGCNVMCFTTGRGSAFGCKPTPSIKLATNSQVYASMTDDMDINCGDVLDGVSVQDKGKEIFDHVLRVASGAHTKSEDLGYGDLEFVPWQIGATM; from the coding sequence ATGTCCCAACCCCGCACCATCCGCCTTTCGCCGGACGACAACGTCGTCGTCGCGGTCGACATCGTTCAGCCGGGAGCAAGCGCGGTCGGGGTGACGGCGCGTGAGCGCGTCGTGCGTGGCCACAAAATGGCGATTGCGCCGATTGCCGAGGGAGAGCCGGTTAGGAAATACGGGCAGATCATCGGCTTCGCGACCAAAGCGATCGAGCCCGGCGCCTGGGTGCACGAGCACAACACCGCGATGGGCGATTTCTCGCGCGACTATCGCCACGCCGAGGATGCGAAGAACGACGAAATCCTGCCGCCCGAAATGCGCGCGACCTTCGAGGGCTACGTGCGCCCGAACGGCAAGACCGGCACGCGCAACTACATCGGCATTCTCACCTCGGTAAACTGTTCGGCGTCCGTCGCAAAGTTCATCGCAGAAGGCGTCAACCGTTCCGGCATCCTCGACGACTATCCGGAGATCGATGGCGCTGTGCCCTTCGTGCACGGCACCGGCTGCGGACTTGCGGCGTACGGCGAAGGCTTCGAAGTCTTGCGCCGCACGCAGTGGGGTTACGCGACACATCCGAACCTCGGCGGCGCGTTGATGGTCGGCTTGGGCTGCGAAGTTTTTCAGATTGATCGCATGAAGGACGAATACAACATGGTCGAAGGCGACCATTTCCAGACCATGACGATTCAGGCGACGGGCGGCACCAAGAAGACAATACAAGAGGGCATCGAACGCATTCGCGCGATGTTGCCGATCGCCGCAAAAGCAAAACGCGAAACGCGACCGGCTTCCGAAGTCACGCTCGCGCTCCAGTGCGGCGGCTCCGACGGCTACTCTGGCATCACGGCAAATCCGGCGCTCGGCGCTGCCGTGGATCTCCTCGTGAAGCACGGCGGCACCGGCGTTCTCTCCGAGACGCCGGAGATTTACGGCGCCGAACATCTGCTCACACGCCGCGCCGTTAATCGCTCGGTTGGCGAGAAGCTCGTCGGGCGTATCAAGTGGTGGGAGGATTACACCGCGCGTAACGCCGGCGAGATGAATAACAATCCGTCGCCCGGCAACAAGGCGGGCGGTCTCACCACGATCCTCGAAAAGTCGCTTGGCGCGGCAGCGAAAGGCGGCTCGACGACGCTGCGCGCCGTTTACGAATACGCGCAGCCGATCAAGGAGAAGGGGTTCGTCTTCATGGACACGCCCGGCTACGATCCGGTCGGCGCTACGGGCCAAGTCGCTGGCGGTTGCAACGTGATGTGCTTCACGACCGGCCGTGGCTCCGCGTTCGGCTGTAAGCCGACGCCCTCGATCAAGCTCGCGACGAACTCGCAGGTTTATGCGTCGATGACCGACGATATGGACATCAATTGCGGCGACGTGCTCGACGGCGTGTCCGTGCAGGATAAGGGCAAGGAGATCTTCGATCACGTGCTCCGCGTCGCCTCCGGCGCACACACGAAGTCGGAAGATCTTGGTTACGGCGATCTCGAGTTCGTACCTTGGCAGATCGGCGCGACGATGTAG
- a CDS encoding TRAP transporter large permease, whose protein sequence is MIVILFLFLAALLIGIPVFIALAGSSLLYTHFIAGIPDFVVLHRMAGGVDSFPLLAVPFFILAGNLMNSAGITNRIYDFAVALAGWMRGGLGHVNILGSVIFSGMSGTAIADAAGLGTIEIKAMQDHGYSKEFSVGVTAASATLGPIIPPSLPFVIYGMMANVSIGALFLGGVIPGLVMTVLMMAYVTYYARRHNIGADQLFRWRVLFATFIAAIPALLTPVIIIGGMSFGWFTPTEAAIAACFWALILGCFLYRSLTWKQFYKVTMDTIETTAAVLLIVGAASLFGWVLTTTRLTEVATEALLSYTDNRYVILLLINILLLVVGCFLETIAAISILVPILMPVILKVGIDPIHFGLIMTLNLMIGLLHPPLGMVLFVLSRIANLSIERTTMAILPWLIPLLLSLVAITIFPELTLWLPRQMGMLK, encoded by the coding sequence ATGATCGTCATCCTATTTCTCTTCCTCGCCGCGCTGCTCATCGGCATTCCGGTCTTCATCGCGCTCGCTGGATCGTCGCTGCTCTACACGCACTTCATTGCCGGCATCCCGGATTTTGTCGTGCTCCACCGCATGGCGGGCGGCGTCGATAGTTTCCCGTTGCTCGCGGTGCCGTTTTTCATCTTGGCCGGCAACTTGATGAACTCCGCCGGCATCACCAACCGCATCTATGATTTCGCGGTCGCGCTGGCAGGCTGGATGCGCGGCGGCCTCGGTCACGTGAACATTCTGGGCTCGGTGATCTTTTCCGGCATGTCCGGCACTGCGATCGCGGATGCCGCCGGTCTCGGCACGATCGAGATCAAGGCGATGCAGGATCACGGCTACTCGAAGGAGTTCTCCGTCGGCGTCACCGCAGCCTCCGCGACCCTCGGACCGATCATCCCGCCGTCGTTGCCCTTTGTCATCTACGGCATGATGGCGAATGTCTCGATTGGCGCGCTGTTCCTCGGCGGCGTCATCCCGGGCCTCGTCATGACGGTGCTCATGATGGCTTACGTCACGTATTACGCGCGGCGCCACAACATCGGCGCCGACCAGCTGTTCCGCTGGCGCGTTTTGTTCGCGACCTTCATTGCCGCGATCCCCGCGCTATTGACGCCGGTCATCATCATCGGGGGCATGAGCTTCGGCTGGTTCACGCCGACCGAAGCCGCCATCGCGGCGTGCTTCTGGGCGCTGATCCTCGGCTGTTTCCTGTATCGCTCGCTGACGTGGAAGCAGTTCTACAAAGTCACGATGGACACGATCGAGACGACCGCCGCCGTGTTACTGATCGTCGGCGCCGCCTCGCTGTTTGGCTGGGTCTTGACGACGACGCGACTTACCGAAGTAGCGACCGAAGCGCTGCTGTCCTACACGGACAACCGCTATGTCATCCTGCTGCTGATCAACATCCTCCTGCTCGTCGTCGGTTGCTTCCTCGAGACGATCGCGGCGATCTCGATCCTGGTGCCGATCCTGATGCCGGTGATTTTGAAAGTCGGCATCGACCCGATTCACTTCGGGCTGATCATGACGCTCAACTTGATGATCGGGCTTTTGCACCCGCCGCTCGGCATGGTGCTGTTCGTTTTATCGCGAATAGCCAACTTATCGATCGAGCGAACCACGATGGCGATTCTGCCGTGGTTGATCCCACTGTTGCTGTCGCTCGTCGCGATCACGATTTTCCCGGAGCTGACGCTGTGGCTTCCGCGCCAGATGGGGATGCTGAAGTAG
- a CDS encoding pyridoxal-phosphate dependent enzyme encodes MATILDLIGETPLVEITRIDTGVCRLFLKLESQNPSGSIKDRPARAMIEAAERDGRLKEGGTVVEATAGNTGLGLALVGARKGYRIILVVPDKMAREKILHAKSLGAEIVLTRSDVGKGDPEYYQDLAASITQRTPGAIFINQFENPANPQSHEETTGPEILRQMDGDVDAIVCGVGSGGTLTGIGRYMRDASPKTEMVLADPVGSILAPLHNTGKMTEAGSWAVEGIGEDFIPSVLDMTLIKHAYAISDPESFTAARELLKREGIFGGSSTGTLFAAALKFCREQKEPKRVVSLVCDSGAKYLSKVFSDAFLAQEGWSGRELAGTVRDIVINRFPEGSVVSIGPRDTLRTAFARMRAADISQLPVMEGERIVGLIDESDMLGVAMTDAAGHQNAFTRLVQDVMVKRLETVSASAPITELAPIFKEDHVAIVMDGDRFLGLATRLDLVNYFRISQ; translated from the coding sequence ATGGCCACGATACTCGATCTCATTGGCGAGACACCGCTCGTCGAAATCACCCGCATTGACACCGGCGTTTGCCGGCTTTTCCTCAAACTCGAAAGTCAGAACCCCTCCGGCTCGATCAAGGACCGCCCCGCGCGGGCGATGATCGAGGCCGCCGAGCGTGACGGTCGCCTGAAAGAGGGCGGCACCGTCGTCGAGGCAACGGCAGGCAATACGGGGCTCGGCCTGGCGCTAGTCGGCGCCCGCAAAGGCTATCGCATCATCCTCGTTGTGCCGGACAAGATGGCGCGCGAGAAAATCCTCCACGCAAAATCGCTCGGCGCCGAGATCGTGCTGACGCGGTCGGACGTCGGCAAAGGCGACCCCGAATACTATCAGGACCTCGCTGCCAGCATCACGCAGCGCACCCCCGGCGCGATCTTCATCAACCAATTCGAAAACCCGGCCAATCCACAGTCGCACGAAGAAACGACCGGGCCGGAAATCCTCCGCCAGATGGACGGCGACGTCGATGCCATCGTCTGCGGTGTCGGTTCCGGCGGCACGCTGACCGGCATCGGCCGTTACATGCGCGACGCGTCGCCGAAGACCGAGATGGTGCTGGCCGATCCGGTCGGCTCGATCCTCGCGCCGCTGCACAACACCGGCAAGATGACGGAGGCGGGCAGCTGGGCCGTCGAAGGCATCGGCGAAGATTTCATCCCGTCGGTACTCGACATGACGCTGATCAAGCACGCTTACGCGATCAGCGATCCGGAAAGTTTTACGGCCGCTCGCGAGCTTCTCAAGCGCGAAGGCATTTTCGGTGGCTCGTCGACCGGGACGTTGTTCGCGGCGGCGCTCAAATTCTGCCGCGAGCAGAAGGAGCCGAAGCGCGTCGTCAGTCTCGTCTGCGATTCCGGCGCGAAATATCTCTCGAAAGTCTTCTCGGACGCGTTCCTCGCGCAGGAAGGCTGGAGCGGGCGTGAGCTCGCCGGCACCGTGCGCGACATCGTCATCAATCGCTTCCCGGAAGGCTCCGTGGTCTCGATCGGCCCGCGCGATACCCTGCGCACGGCCTTCGCCCGCATGCGCGCCGCCGACATCTCGCAGCTTCCCGTCATGGAAGGCGAGCGCATCGTCGGTCTCATTGACGAGAGCGATATGCTCGGCGTTGCAATGACGGATGCGGCCGGCCATCAGAATGCGTTCACCCGCTTGGTCCAGGACGTGATGGTGAAACGCCTCGAGACAGTGTCTGCGTCGGCGCCGATCACCGAACTCGCACCGATCTTCAAGGAGGATCACGTCGCCATCGTCATGGACGGTGACCGCTTCCTCGGCCTCGCGACCCGTCTCGATCTCGTCAATTATTTCCGCATTTCTCAGTGA
- a CDS encoding fumarylacetoacetate hydrolase family protein, with protein MSAGFVIPAPPQPAIAVAGSDKTFPVRRIWCVGRNYLEHIREMGNDEREPPFFFAKPADAIVPDGGTVPFPPLTEDLHFEVEMVVALKSGGRNIKADKALDCVWGYGIGIDLTRRDLQIASRNIKRPWEIGKAFDGSAPCGALKPAAEIGHPKKGRIYLKQNGTVKQDGDLEQMIWNVPEIIEKLSQSVALEAGDIIMTGTPAGVGKIAVGDKLECECEGVGKLTVTMGKPSHG; from the coding sequence ATGAGCGCTGGTTTCGTTATCCCCGCCCCGCCGCAGCCCGCCATCGCGGTCGCCGGCAGCGATAAGACTTTCCCGGTCCGCCGTATCTGGTGCGTCGGCCGCAACTATCTCGAGCACATCCGCGAGATGGGCAACGACGAGCGTGAGCCGCCGTTCTTCTTCGCCAAGCCTGCCGACGCGATCGTGCCGGATGGCGGCACCGTTCCGTTTCCGCCGCTGACCGAAGACCTGCACTTCGAAGTCGAGATGGTGGTCGCGCTCAAGAGCGGTGGCCGCAACATCAAGGCCGACAAGGCGCTCGATTGCGTGTGGGGCTATGGCATCGGCATCGACCTGACGCGCCGCGATCTGCAGATCGCCTCGCGCAACATCAAGCGGCCATGGGAAATCGGTAAAGCGTTCGACGGCTCGGCGCCGTGCGGCGCGCTGAAGCCGGCAGCTGAGATCGGCCATCCGAAGAAGGGCCGCATCTATCTCAAGCAGAATGGCACCGTGAAGCAGGACGGCGATCTCGAGCAGATGATCTGGAACGTTCCGGAGATCATCGAGAAGCTCTCACAGTCGGTCGCGCTCGAAGCCGGCGACATCATCATGACGGGAACGCCCGCGGGCGTCGGCAAGATCGCGGTCGGCGACAAGCTCGAATGCGAATGCGAAGGCGTCGGAAAGCTCACCGTTACGATGGGCAAGCCGTCGCACGGCTAA
- a CDS encoding ABC transporter ATP-binding protein — protein sequence MSDEKTKLDATAMVPMLRRLLADYTAAYWRRYSIAFALMALAAIATAASAYLMGEIVNKSYVDRNTRAVAILAFVVASVFIAKGAATYFSSVQLARIANRIIADNQRRLFAKLLSENLHYFADRHSAEFVARLNTGAAAAANVLNMLVASVGRDFLALIALAAVMVYQDPVMSLVGFVVVPPAVIFLRKLMKRARSVALAQFSGGVRVTETLQETLRGMRIVKAFTLEDELSRRISDQIGQIENASNKLARVSNRSSPLMETLGGIAIALAILYAGYRVIEHGAAPGEFFSFVTAFLLAYEPAKRLARLNIDLNGQMAGLQMLFEVLDSKPTEPADDDRPRLILRDGRVELRKVSFAYTAAAPVLDGVSLVAEPGGTTALVGPSGGGKSTILNLILRFYEPQSGAVLIDGTDIATVSRRSLREAIGYVGQDTFLFRGTIRDNIVFGRVGASEDEIIAAAKDAFAHEFIMSFPRGYDTPVGEQGLQLSGGQRQRIAIARALLKNAKIILLDEATAALDSESEQQVQMALARLSAGRTTISIAHRLHTIMHADRICVVEGGHIVESGRHEDLLRKGGRYASFYRLQLAEPASSGAA from the coding sequence ATGAGTGACGAAAAGACCAAGCTCGACGCGACCGCGATGGTGCCGATGCTGCGCCGCCTGCTGGCGGACTACACGGCGGCCTATTGGCGGCGCTATTCGATCGCGTTCGCGCTGATGGCCCTCGCGGCAATCGCGACTGCGGCCTCCGCCTATCTCATGGGCGAAATCGTCAACAAATCCTACGTCGATCGCAACACGCGCGCGGTCGCGATCCTGGCCTTCGTCGTCGCTAGCGTTTTTATCGCGAAAGGCGCAGCGACATATTTCAGCTCCGTGCAGCTCGCGCGGATCGCCAACCGCATCATCGCGGATAATCAGCGACGCCTGTTCGCGAAGTTGCTGTCTGAAAACCTGCATTACTTCGCGGATCGACATTCGGCCGAGTTCGTCGCGCGGCTCAACACCGGCGCCGCAGCGGCCGCGAATGTTCTGAATATGCTGGTCGCGTCGGTCGGCCGCGATTTCCTCGCGCTCATCGCGCTGGCGGCCGTGATGGTCTACCAAGACCCGGTGATGTCGCTGGTCGGTTTCGTCGTCGTGCCGCCGGCCGTCATTTTCCTGCGCAAATTGATGAAGCGCGCGCGCAGTGTCGCACTTGCGCAATTCTCCGGCGGCGTTCGCGTCACCGAGACGCTGCAGGAGACGCTGCGCGGCATGCGCATCGTCAAAGCCTTCACGCTGGAAGATGAACTCAGCCGTCGCATCAGTGATCAGATCGGGCAGATCGAAAACGCGTCGAACAAGCTGGCGCGTGTGTCGAACCGCTCGAGCCCGTTGATGGAGACACTTGGCGGCATCGCGATCGCTTTGGCGATTTTGTATGCCGGTTATCGCGTGATCGAGCACGGCGCGGCGCCCGGCGAGTTCTTCTCTTTCGTCACGGCTTTTTTGCTCGCCTACGAGCCGGCAAAACGCCTGGCGCGCCTCAATATCGATCTTAACGGTCAGATGGCCGGATTGCAGATGCTGTTCGAGGTGCTCGACTCCAAGCCGACCGAGCCGGCCGACGACGACCGCCCGCGCCTCATACTGCGCGATGGCCGTGTCGAACTGCGCAAAGTCTCGTTCGCCTACACGGCTGCGGCGCCGGTGCTCGATGGCGTGTCGCTGGTCGCCGAGCCGGGCGGAACGACAGCGCTGGTCGGCCCCTCGGGCGGCGGCAAGTCGACGATCCTCAATCTCATTCTCCGGTTCTACGAACCGCAGAGCGGCGCGGTGCTGATCGACGGCACGGATATCGCGACGGTGTCGCGGCGCTCGCTACGCGAAGCCATTGGCTATGTCGGTCAGGACACGTTCCTGTTCCGCGGCACCATCCGCGACAACATCGTGTTCGGCCGCGTCGGCGCGAGTGAGGACGAGATCATTGCGGCTGCGAAAGATGCCTTCGCGCACGAGTTCATCATGAGCTTCCCGCGCGGCTACGACACGCCGGTCGGCGAGCAAGGCCTTCAGCTTTCCGGCGGCCAACGTCAGCGGATCGCCATAGCGCGCGCGCTGCTTAAGAACGCGAAGATCATCCTGCTCGACGAGGCAACCGCAGCGCTCGACAGCGAAAGCGAGCAGCAGGTGCAGATGGCACTGGCTCGCCTCTCGGCCGGCCGCACGACGATCAGCATCGCGCACCGGCTGCACACGATCATGCACGCCGACCGCATCTGTGTGGTCGAGGGCGGCCATATCGTCGAATCCGGCCGACACGAAGATTTGCTGCGCAAAGGCGGCCGATACGCGTCATTCTACCGTCTGCAGCTTGCCGAACCCGCATCCAGCGGAGCTGCATGA
- a CDS encoding trans-sulfuration enzyme family protein gives MSNSNQLGFSTRCVHAGQEPDPTTGAVMMPIYATSTFVQESPGKHKGYEYARSQNPTRMAFERCIADLEGGTQGFAFASGLAATATVLECLDHGAHIVAADDLYGGTRRLFSRVRERSAGLTTTYLDLSDPETLDKAIQPNTKLIWIETPSNPLLKLIDLERIAQIAKKRGVLCVADNTFATPWIQRPLEFGFDAVVHSTTKYLNGHSDMVGGTVVVGANNDLRERLGYLQNAVGSISGPFDSFLALRGLKTLALRIERQSASAFKIAQWLEKHPRVKRVYYPGLESYPQHALAKRQMRAFGGMISAELDGGLDFATRFLERCHLFALAESLGGIESLIEHPAIMTHASVPAEVRAALGISDGLVRLSVGIEDVDDLIAELETALAK, from the coding sequence ATGAGCAACTCCAACCAACTCGGCTTTTCGACCCGCTGTGTCCACGCGGGCCAAGAGCCTGACCCGACGACCGGCGCCGTCATGATGCCGATCTACGCGACCTCGACCTTCGTGCAGGAGAGCCCCGGCAAGCACAAAGGCTACGAGTATGCGCGCAGCCAGAATCCGACCCGCATGGCATTCGAGCGCTGCATCGCCGATCTCGAAGGCGGCACGCAGGGCTTTGCCTTTGCGTCCGGCCTCGCCGCCACCGCGACCGTGCTCGAATGCCTCGATCATGGCGCGCACATCGTCGCGGCTGACGATCTTTACGGCGGCACGCGCCGTTTGTTTTCGCGCGTGCGCGAGCGCTCGGCTGGCCTCACGACGACGTATCTCGATTTGTCCGACCCGGAAACGCTGGACAAAGCGATCCAGCCGAACACCAAGCTGATCTGGATCGAGACGCCGAGCAATCCGCTGCTCAAACTGATTGATCTCGAACGTATCGCGCAGATCGCGAAGAAGCGCGGCGTGCTTTGCGTTGCCGATAACACCTTCGCGACGCCGTGGATCCAGCGCCCGTTGGAGTTCGGTTTCGACGCCGTCGTCCACTCGACGACGAAATATCTCAACGGCCACTCCGATATGGTCGGCGGCACCGTCGTCGTTGGTGCGAACAATGATTTGCGCGAGCGCCTGGGTTATCTGCAGAACGCCGTCGGCTCGATTTCCGGTCCTTTCGATAGCTTTTTGGCGTTGCGTGGCTTGAAGACGCTCGCGCTTCGCATCGAGCGGCAGAGTGCCTCGGCATTCAAGATCGCGCAGTGGCTGGAAAAACATCCGCGCGTGAAGCGCGTCTATTATCCAGGCCTCGAAAGCTATCCACAGCATGCGCTCGCGAAACGCCAGATGCGCGCGTTCGGCGGCATGATCTCGGCCGAGCTCGACGGCGGTCTCGACTTCGCGACGCGCTTCCTCGAGCGCTGCCATCTCTTCGCGCTCGCCGAGAGCCTCGGTGGAATCGAGAGCCTGATCGAACATCCGGCCATCATGACGCACGCGTCGGTGCCCGCCGAGGTGCGCGCCGCACTCGGCATCTCGGATGGTCTCGTGCGTCTGTCGGTCGGCATCGAGGATGTCGACGATCTCATCGCCGAGCTTGAAACCGCGCTCGCGAAATAA
- a CDS encoding amidase, translating to MTASARDRLAAALARIDDPKGEGKRACLTVYRETSEIEADAADARAKAGISLGPLDGTIVSIKDLFDVRGEPTRAASKIYADAPPAKADAPVVQRLRAAGAVIVAKTAMSEFAFSGVGWNPHYGTPANPADRSRVPGGSSSGAAVAAADHMCEIAIGTDTGGSTRIPAALCGVVGFKPSKQRVPTDGAFPLSYTLDSIGPLARNVADCARADAVIAGEAAWDLKPQSVKGLRIRVPRSASFQPREDEVTKAFNDGLDILRKAGAIIEETPFPLLDEMIEANKTGGFPVPEALQIHRENLKTRGDDFDQNVRARIERGSAMSAADYIELMQTRSRLVPAMDAWMSGVDVLALPATPIVAPKIADIDKDTKAFVKANVALLSITSIFNFFDNCGISIPLPRPNGALPVGLMLIARNGRDRDLFRVAAGVERAFA from the coding sequence ATGACCGCTTCCGCACGTGATCGTCTCGCCGCCGCGCTTGCCCGCATCGACGATCCGAAAGGCGAGGGGAAGCGGGCATGTCTCACGGTCTATCGAGAGACGTCTGAGATCGAAGCAGATGCTGCCGACGCGCGCGCAAAAGCCGGCATATCGCTCGGGCCGCTCGATGGCACCATTGTCTCGATCAAGGATTTGTTCGACGTCAGAGGTGAGCCGACGCGCGCGGCCTCGAAGATCTACGCCGACGCTCCGCCGGCCAAAGCCGACGCGCCGGTGGTGCAGCGCCTGCGCGCGGCGGGCGCCGTGATCGTCGCCAAGACCGCGATGTCGGAGTTCGCTTTCTCGGGCGTCGGCTGGAACCCGCATTACGGCACACCGGCCAATCCGGCTGATCGCTCGCGCGTTCCTGGCGGCTCGTCATCCGGTGCGGCGGTTGCTGCTGCCGACCACATGTGCGAGATCGCGATCGGCACCGACACCGGCGGCTCGACGCGCATTCCGGCCGCGCTCTGCGGCGTCGTCGGCTTCAAGCCGTCGAAGCAGCGCGTGCCGACCGACGGCGCGTTCCCGCTGTCCTACACACTCGACTCGATCGGCCCGCTCGCGCGCAACGTTGCGGACTGCGCACGTGCCGACGCCGTCATCGCGGGGGAGGCCGCGTGGGATCTCAAGCCGCAATCCGTGAAGGGTCTGCGCATCCGCGTGCCGCGAAGCGCCAGCTTCCAGCCGCGCGAAGACGAAGTGACGAAGGCTTTCAACGATGGGCTCGACATTTTGCGCAAGGCCGGCGCGATCATCGAAGAGACGCCGTTTCCGCTGCTCGACGAGATGATCGAGGCGAACAAGACCGGCGGCTTCCCGGTGCCGGAAGCTTTGCAGATTCATCGCGAGAATCTGAAAACGCGCGGTGACGATTTCGATCAGAACGTTCGCGCTCGTATCGAGCGCGGCAGCGCGATGAGCGCCGCGGACTACATCGAGCTGATGCAGACGCGTAGCCGCCTTGTGCCCGCGATGGATGCGTGGATGTCCGGTGTCGATGTGCTCGCGCTGCCTGCGACGCCGATTGTCGCGCCGAAGATCGCCGACATCGACAAAGACACGAAAGCCTTCGTCAAAGCGAATGTCGCGTTGCTGTCGATCACGTCGATCTTCAATTTCTTCGACAATTGCGGAATCTCGATTCCACTCCCGCGGCCGAACGGCGCGCTGCCCGTCGGCCTCATGCTTATCGCGCGCAATGGCCGTGATCGCGATCTCTTCCGCGTCGCCGCCGGCGTCGAACGGGCTTTCGCCTGA
- a CDS encoding sialic acid TRAP transporter substrate-binding protein SiaP yields the protein MQVRLLGAVGAALVASVLSVAPAMAQTKLKWAHVYETNEPYHTDALWAAEEIKKRTNGKYEVQVFPASQLGNENQINEGLGLGTVDMIYTGVAFAGSIHKPIAITNAPFILRNFDHFMAYRSSPLFRDIAKGYEGRTRHKVVTLTYYGQRHVTANKAVNKPEDMKGMKLRVPPAPLFLMFTKSVGANATPIAFAEVYLALQQGTVDGQENPLPTIMAKKFYEVQSHIMLTGHITESLLTIVGSHVWPKLSDAEKKIFEEVLSEASLKATNEIRAQESKLADEFKKLGKTVIAPDREPFRQAAMPLHNDGSGGWSKAEYDALQALK from the coding sequence ATGCAGGTGAGGTTGCTCGGCGCTGTTGGCGCCGCGTTGGTCGCTTCGGTTTTGAGTGTCGCGCCCGCGATGGCGCAGACGAAGCTCAAATGGGCGCACGTGTACGAAACGAACGAGCCGTACCACACCGATGCGCTATGGGCCGCCGAAGAAATCAAGAAGCGCACCAACGGCAAATACGAGGTGCAGGTTTTTCCGGCTTCGCAGCTCGGCAACGAAAACCAGATCAACGAAGGTCTCGGTCTCGGCACCGTCGATATGATCTATACGGGCGTTGCCTTCGCGGGCTCGATCCATAAACCGATCGCGATCACCAACGCGCCGTTCATCTTGCGCAACTTCGATCACTTCATGGCCTATCGCTCGTCGCCACTCTTCCGCGACATCGCCAAAGGTTACGAAGGTCGCACGCGCCACAAGGTCGTTACGCTCACGTATTACGGCCAGCGTCACGTCACGGCGAACAAGGCCGTCAATAAGCCCGAAGATATGAAGGGGATGAAGCTGCGCGTGCCGCCGGCGCCGCTCTTTCTCATGTTCACGAAGTCCGTCGGCGCCAACGCGACGCCGATTGCGTTCGCGGAAGTCTACCTTGCGCTTCAGCAGGGCACCGTGGACGGTCAGGAAAATCCGCTGCCGACCATCATGGCGAAGAAGTTTTATGAAGTGCAGTCGCACATCATGCTGACCGGCCACATCACCGAGTCGCTGCTCACCATTGTCGGCAGCCACGTTTGGCCGAAGCTCTCCGACGCCGAGAAGAAAATCTTCGAGGAAGTGCTGAGCGAGGCGTCGCTCAAGGCGACCAATGAGATCCGTGCGCAGGAAAGCAAACTCGCCGACGAGTTCAAGAAGCTTGGCAAGACCGTGATCGCGCCGGACCGCGAGCCGTTCCGGCAGGCCGCGATGCCGCTGCACAACGACGGCAGTGGCGGCTGGTCGAAAGCCGAATACGACGCGCTGCAAGCGCTGAAGTAA